The window gggaTAAGCCGATAAGGGTTTGGAGAAGTGGATGGATGGGTAGAAAAGGAGGGTATTATGGGTATTAGActtgtaaatattatttatttatttattttttaaaaaacaggtGGATGGTTACAGAATTTGTGGGGTCGCAATTAAAACTGGGACCCACCATCATTTCATTTTCTCCATACCTTGGAGAAGGGTGCTGCCCAGGACTATCAGAGATTGTTATAGGATTAAGATAAAGAGCATGTGGCCTGGGAAACAATGGTGACGTACAGGGTGTACCATGACAATGGAGTTCAAAGTTCCTTTTTGGCTGCATCCAGAAGAAAAGAAGTCGAAGCAACTTAACTGCCAGGAAATTGCAACTTAACTACGTACCAGGAAACTTATTTTCCCTGTACAAACCTACCTTTTCCAGTTGGGTGGTCTGATCTTGGATctacttacttttatttttcctctatatATTCATCACTGATCACTTTCTTTACAAACAGACATGGCTGGGGCTGCAGTTGGAGGAGCATTTCTCTCGGCTTCACTCCAAGTTCTGTTCGACAGGTTGGCTTCTCGTGAGGTTCTAAGCTTCATCCGAGGCCAGAAACTCATCAGTGATGCACTCCTGAAGAAGTTGGAAAGGAAATTGCTGATTGTCCATGCTGTGTTCAACGATGCAGAGGTGAAGCAATTTATCAATCCATCAGTTAAGAAATGGCTGTACTTGCTTAAAGAAGCTGTATATGATGCGGAGGACATATTGGACGAGGTTGCCACTGAAGCTCTGCGATGCAAGATGGAAGCTGCAGGCTACCAAACCAGCACTAGCCAGGTGGGTTACATCCTGTTTACTTGGTTTCATGCTCCGTTTGATAATCAAAGCATAGAGCCGAGGGTGGAGGAGATCATTGATAGACTAGAAGATATCGCGCATGACAGGGATGCCCTTGGGTTGAAAGAAGGTGTTGGTGAGAAACCGTCACAAAGATGGCCTTCTACTTCTTTGGTAGATGAATCTCTTGTCTATGGTAGGGATGGTGAGAAACAGAAGATAATTGAACTGTTGCTGTCCGATGATGCAAGAAGTGATGAGATAGGTGTGATCACCATAGTCGGCATGTGCGGGGCTGGCAAGACCACACTTGCTCAGCTTCTATATAATGACCAAACGGTGAAGGAACACTTCGATTTGAAGGCATGGGTCTGGGTTTCTGAAGAGTTTGATCCTATCAAGGTTacaaaaacaattcttgagGCAATTCAAGAGTTTGATCCTAATGCCCAAGAAGCGAATACCAACGACCTAAATCTACTCCAACTTCAACTGAAAGAGAGCATTAATATGAAGAAATTCCTACTTATCCTCGATGACGTGTGGAACGAAGACTCTAATAATTGGGATAAGTTACTAACTCCGCTCATAGTCGGCTCAAAGGGAAGCAAGATTATTGTAACTACCCGAAGTACCAATGTTGCAATAGCTATGCGTGCCTTTCATACACATTGTTTAGGTGGATTGTCCTTTGAAGATTCTTGGTTGCTGTTTAAGAAACTTGTATTTGAAACCGAAGACTCAAGCATACATCCACAACTAGAAGCAATTGGCAAAATTATTGTTGTCAAGTGCCAAGGTTTGCCGTTAGCTATAAAAGCACTTGGGAGTTTCTTACGCTCCAAGACTGAAGCAAGGGAATGGGATGATATATTGAAGAGTAAAATGTGCCAGTGGTCTTCCAATGAACTTCTTCCTGCTTTAACCTTGAGTTACTATCATCTACCTTCACAGCTAAAGCGATGTTTCGCTTATTGTTCAATTTTTCCTAAAGACTATGAGTTCAACAAGGAGAAACTAATTCT of the Vitis riparia cultivar Riparia Gloire de Montpellier isolate 1030 unplaced genomic scaffold, EGFV_Vit.rip_1.0 scaffold793_pilon_pilon, whole genome shotgun sequence genome contains:
- the LOC117910629 gene encoding putative disease resistance RPP13-like protein 1 isoform X2, which codes for MAGAAVGGAFLSASLQVLFDRLASREVLSFIRGQKLISDALLKKLERKLLIVHAVFNDAEVKQFINPSVKKWLYLLKEAVYDAEDILDEVATEALRCKMEAAGYQTSTSQVGYILFTWFHAPFDNQSIEPRVEEIIDRLEDIAHDRDALGLKEGVGEKPSQRWPSTSLVDESLVYGRDGEKQKIIELLLSDDARSDEIGVITIVGMCGAGKTTLAQLLYNDQTVKEHFDLKAWVWVSEEFDPIKVTKTILEAIQEFDPNAQEANTNDLNLLQLQLKESINMKKFLLILDDVWNEDSNNWDKLLTPLIVGSKGSKIIVTTRSTNVAIAMRAFHTHCLGGLSFEDSWLLFKKLVFETEDSSIHPQLEAIGKIIVVKCQGLPLAIKALGSFLRSKTEAREWDDILKSKMCQWSSNELLPALTLSYYHLPSQLKRCFAYCSIFPKDYEFNKEKLILLWMAEGLLQEDFSKQMEEVL